The following are encoded together in the Leeia aquatica genome:
- a CDS encoding S1C family serine protease has product MRRTLLELGLALLLGVLPLSSQADNAPSTEAVFEQSKQRFVQLRILEKSANEKTSLGSGFIVNSRGQIITNYHVISDLVFRPDLYRGEVFYSDSEVRPLKVVNVDVIHDLAVVETGRPANDFFQIEPTAPPKGTRVYAIGTPHDLGFTIVEGTYNGLLVGSLYEKIHYTGAINSGMSGGPAILGDGRVVGINVATAGNQIGFLVPATYALRLLQQKPYSGTPLNAVRDQLLTNQARISSSLLKHPLPTTLFHGYRVPSTLGNFSKCWADTDQSGSQLYRRYSQQCSSEDDIFLYGDSNTGKLSFQHDYLEAPGVNRFRFYNLYQQFFAQQGGELGSALVDVGSFACQTDFVAHNKLKMRVALCLRPYKRLSGLYDMVLKLATLNENQRGLQSTYAISGINFDNSRLLTRQFIEAFAWQN; this is encoded by the coding sequence ATGCGCCGTACCCTTCTTGAACTGGGCCTTGCCCTGCTGCTTGGCGTATTGCCCCTCTCCAGTCAGGCAGACAATGCGCCCAGCACAGAAGCCGTGTTTGAGCAGAGCAAGCAGCGCTTTGTGCAGTTGCGCATTCTGGAGAAGAGTGCCAACGAAAAAACCTCGCTAGGCTCCGGCTTTATCGTCAATAGCCGCGGTCAGATCATCACCAACTACCATGTCATCTCCGACCTGGTCTTCCGTCCGGACCTGTACCGTGGCGAGGTGTTCTACAGCGACAGCGAGGTCCGCCCGCTGAAAGTGGTGAATGTGGATGTCATTCATGACCTCGCCGTCGTGGAAACCGGGCGTCCTGCCAACGATTTTTTCCAGATTGAACCCACCGCGCCACCAAAAGGTACCCGCGTCTACGCGATCGGCACCCCGCATGATCTGGGCTTTACCATTGTCGAAGGCACCTATAATGGTCTGCTGGTGGGCTCACTCTACGAGAAGATTCATTACACCGGCGCCATCAACAGCGGCATGAGTGGCGGCCCTGCCATTCTGGGCGATGGCCGGGTGGTGGGCATCAATGTTGCCACTGCAGGCAACCAGATCGGCTTTCTGGTACCGGCCACCTATGCGCTCCGCCTCCTCCAGCAAAAGCCTTACAGTGGCACCCCGCTCAATGCCGTGCGTGACCAGCTGCTGACCAATCAGGCGCGCATCAGTAGCAGCTTGCTCAAACACCCCCTGCCGACCACCCTGTTTCACGGCTACCGGGTGCCCAGTACCCTGGGCAATTTCAGCAAGTGTTGGGCAGATACGGACCAGAGCGGCTCGCAGCTTTACCGCCGCTACTCGCAACAGTGCTCCAGTGAGGATGACATCTTTCTCTATGGTGACAGCAATACCGGCAAACTGAGCTTCCAGCATGACTATCTGGAGGCCCCCGGCGTCAACCGCTTCCGCTTCTACAATCTGTATCAGCAGTTCTTTGCCCAGCAGGGCGGTGAATTGGGCAGTGCGCTGGTCGATGTCGGCAGTTTTGCCTGCCAGACCGATTTTGTGGCGCACAACAAGCTGAAAATGCGGGTTGCCCTGTGCCTGCGCCCATACAAACGGCTCTCCGGCTTGTACGACATGGTGCTGAAGCTGGCCACCCTCAACGAAAACCAGCGCGGCCTGCAAAGCACCTATGCCATCTCTGGCATCAATTTTGACAACAGCCGTTTGCTGACCCGTCAATTCATCGAGGCCTTCGCATGGCAGAACTAG
- a CDS encoding FHA domain-containing protein, translating to MAELVFLEVLDAHGKVQERHRLAHFPVTVGRDYHNHVILDDDTVSPLHLSIQLGDNGLYVIDCDSENGSWSGERRIQQAPLRDELMLRLGECELRLRTPHANLGPTRPLDTVRLPQPRINRVWLFLFLFTLTLALAGFDGYWNSFQPRALPDILNASWPLLVGLPVWAALWGTLGRVFTGRALFFAHGTIATLAVLSSVLLQIGHILLSYSFNLPQLADWLSFIAVGLGLALLVYLHLRLASRLRIRTLRWIGSAAAFILWGGWIMFSYAASLTPSDTLDVDTTLLPPGLHLTADQSLDGFLKDSEQLKQQLDEEAQQP from the coding sequence ATGGCAGAACTAGTCTTCCTGGAAGTCCTGGACGCGCACGGCAAAGTACAGGAACGTCACCGGCTGGCGCATTTCCCGGTTACCGTGGGCCGTGATTATCACAACCATGTGATCCTGGACGATGACACCGTCTCACCCCTGCATCTGTCCATCCAACTGGGCGACAACGGCCTGTACGTGATCGACTGCGACAGCGAAAACGGCAGCTGGTCCGGCGAGCGCCGTATCCAGCAAGCTCCGCTGCGTGACGAACTGATGCTGCGTCTGGGGGAATGCGAACTGCGCCTGCGCACCCCGCATGCCAACCTGGGGCCTACCCGCCCACTGGATACCGTGCGCCTGCCGCAACCCCGTATCAACCGGGTCTGGCTGTTTCTGTTCCTGTTCACGCTGACCCTGGCACTGGCCGGCTTTGACGGCTACTGGAACAGTTTTCAGCCGCGCGCCCTGCCCGATATCCTGAACGCCAGCTGGCCGCTGCTGGTAGGGCTGCCGGTATGGGCAGCCCTGTGGGGTACCCTGGGTCGGGTCTTCACGGGCCGGGCCTTGTTCTTTGCCCACGGTACCATTGCCACCCTGGCCGTGCTCAGCAGCGTGCTGCTGCAAATCGGTCACATCTTGCTGTCCTATTCCTTCAATCTGCCCCAGTTGGCCGATTGGCTCAGCTTCATTGCCGTTGGGCTGGGGCTGGCACTGCTGGTCTACCTGCACCTGCGCCTGGCCAGTCGGCTGCGTATCCGCACCCTGCGCTGGATCGGCAGTGCAGCAGCCTTCATCCTGTGGGGGGGCTGGATCATGTTCAGCTATGCCGCATCGCTGACACCCAGCGACACCCTGGATGTGGACACCACCTTGCTGCCACCTGGCCTGCACCTGACGGCAGATCAAAGCCTGGATGGTTTTCTGAAAGACAGTGAGCAGCTCAAGCAACAACTTGATGAGGAAGCCCAGCAGCCATGA
- a CDS encoding pyridoxal phosphate-dependent aminotransferase, translating to MTPPSPLASRLGFIAPFHVMSLLEQARQLEQQGHDVIHMEIGEPDFGTPPAIIQAGMAALQAGHTGYSPALGLPALREAIAEDYARRFGVQVPARRIVITAGASGALLLALAALVSPGKEVLLSDPAYPCNRHFVHLLEGRAVNLPVGPDSQYQLTADHLAQHWSADTVAALVATPSNPTGTLLSAEALAALNTAALARGGRLIVDEIYQGLVYDQAAHTALAQSDQLFVINSFSKYFQMTGWRLGWLVVPEAYLNAVNRLAQNIFIAASTPAQHAALAAFQPDTLSLLEQRRLELKSRRDALLPMLQQLGFRINSQPQGAFYVYADSSTLAGDCEALSARLLQQAHVAITPGIDFGQHRAREHVRFAYTVPVPRLEQMAERLRKVL from the coding sequence ATGACCCCTCCCTCCCCACTGGCCAGCCGCCTGGGCTTCATCGCCCCCTTTCATGTGATGTCGCTGCTGGAGCAAGCTCGCCAGCTGGAGCAGCAAGGGCATGATGTCATTCACATGGAGATCGGCGAGCCCGACTTTGGCACGCCTCCCGCCATCATCCAGGCGGGCATGGCCGCCTTGCAGGCCGGACACACCGGCTATAGCCCGGCCTTGGGGTTGCCCGCGCTACGCGAAGCCATTGCAGAGGACTATGCCCGCCGCTTCGGCGTACAGGTACCAGCCCGCCGTATTGTCATCACCGCAGGTGCCTCCGGTGCCCTGCTGCTGGCGCTGGCGGCGCTGGTATCCCCCGGCAAGGAAGTGTTGCTGAGTGACCCGGCCTACCCTTGCAATCGCCATTTTGTACACTTGCTGGAAGGTCGCGCCGTCAACCTGCCGGTCGGCCCGGATAGCCAATATCAGCTGACTGCGGATCATCTGGCCCAGCACTGGTCTGCGGACACGGTCGCAGCGCTCGTGGCCACCCCGTCCAACCCGACTGGCACACTCTTGTCTGCAGAAGCGCTGGCCGCGTTGAATACCGCAGCGCTGGCACGGGGTGGTCGCCTGATCGTCGATGAAATCTACCAGGGCCTGGTCTATGACCAGGCGGCCCATACCGCACTGGCCCAGTCGGACCAGCTATTCGTGATCAACAGCTTCTCCAAGTACTTCCAGATGACCGGCTGGCGGCTGGGCTGGCTGGTGGTGCCGGAGGCCTACCTGAATGCCGTCAACCGGCTGGCGCAAAATATCTTCATAGCCGCCTCGACGCCGGCACAGCACGCCGCGCTGGCGGCTTTTCAGCCCGATACCCTGAGCTTGCTGGAGCAACGTCGGCTGGAACTGAAATCCCGGCGCGATGCCCTGCTGCCGATGTTGCAGCAGCTGGGTTTCCGGATCAACAGCCAGCCGCAAGGGGCTTTTTATGTCTATGCCGACAGCAGCACACTGGCCGGTGACTGTGAAGCATTGAGCGCACGGCTACTGCAACAAGCGCATGTCGCCATCACACCGGGCATCGACTTTGGTCAGCATCGCGCCCGCGAGCACGTACGTTTCGCCTATACGGTGCCGGTTCCCCGACTGGAGCAGATGGCAGAGCGCCTGCGAAAGGTGCTGTAA